The genome window CCTCAGCATAGTTTTTGCCTCTGGATAGGTGTCAGTTTGTTCTTTGAGTCTTGTGTTTTTAAGAAATTCTTCTAGAGTGGCCATTGATTTTCCACCTAGTGAACGACTTCTCTCTGCCACCTCATCAATAATGGAATCTATTTCTTCATATTGGGATTCAAAGAACTTGTGCAAATCATTGAATTGAATTCCAGTTACATTCCAATGATAGTTTCTAGTCTTTGTATACAAAATATACTCATCTGAGAGTAGATTTTTTAGAATTCCCACAATATTTTTTGAATTATCAGGAGAGATTCCTATGTTTGGTTCCATAATGTAAAGTATATGTTATAAAATTTAAGGGATTTGTGAAAAATTACCGTAAGATAGTATCTTAGGAAATTTTATAGAGTTCTTTTGCGTTTTTATACATAAAATTATCTCTAAATTCTTTTTTGATATTGAGTTTTGCAACAAAGTTAAGGTATGAATCCATTGTACTAATTGGCCAATCAGTACCATACAACAAATATCTAGGTTCTCCTGCATAGTTAATTAATTCAGCAACCTTATCTTTCATCATTTTTTCAAAAAAGTGATCAAAAGAACCAACAACAAGTCCAGATACATCTGCAAAAACATTCTTGTTTTTGTAGAGTACCTCCTGGGCATCCTGAATCCAAGGATTGCCTAAATGACACATTACTATTTTTAGTTCAGGATTATCAACTGCAACATCATCTAGATTAAGAGGTCTTGAATATCGTAATTTTCCTTTTTCTGAATAAGTATCACCAGTGTGAAACATTACAGGAATGTCAAATTCAATGCATGTATCATAGACTTTCTGGTATCTTTCATCATAAGGATAGTAGTGCTCATATCCAGAATAAACTTTCATGGCTTTAATGTGACCATCTTTAATCCATTTTCGGTATTGCTTTAGATCTTCATCTGTGTGATTATCAATTGTAAATCCTGCTGCAACACCCAGATTATCATATTTTTTGATTCCATCAATGATTTGTTTTGTTGATGGTCGTTGTGGGTTTACCTTGTAAGATGATAAAATGATAGCATAATCTACATTATTGCTGATCATTTCAGTTTGAAGCATTTCCAGTCTATCCTCAAGTAGCGGAATGTGTTCTGTTAACTCATACTGATTAACATGAACATGACAATCAATGATCATTTTATTCTACAAATTGGGGATTTTTCCACTCAATAAAAGTTGCATAGTTTAATGATCGTGGATCCTTCATATAATTAGGTAGAATTTTAATAAATTTGAAACCATTTCTCAACTGGAAAGACAAGACAGGTTCTTTGATTTCATGTCTTTTTACCTTTTGAACATATTCCAAAGGAGTCATATTTTTTGCATTTTCACCATAATTGATCAACCTCCCACCTGAAATTATTCTACGCAATCCAAGTTTAATTGCCAAATCTTTTCTTGCATTATACAATTTTGTTGCAACCCCTAGTCTTCTAAAATCAGGATGGGCAGAGACATCGGCACCATATAGAGAATCTCCTTTGGGATTATGATTCTTAAAGAGGCTTCCACCACATGCTTCTTGCCATGTATGTTCTTTGTATTCAGGTTCCAAATTTATGATTAGACTGCTACAAGATCCAATGATCTTATCTTTGTATGCAGCAACAAACTGACCTTCTGGAAATACACTTAGGTGAGATTTCAAATGGTCTGGCTTCCAATAGACACCTTCAGCTGCCATTAAGGGAAATGAAGCTTTTTGTAATTCTACAACCTTTGGAATATCATCAGAATGTAGATTACGGATGATCACTTTAGTTCTATCTGTATCATTCAAGTTAAAGCACCGTGATCAAAGATACAGTTATCAAATATGAATTTTTTACAATTAAAGAAAAATTTAACGTGATATTTACCTCAGATTTAATACTAAAAAAGTACAAGCCAGATATTTTAACATATCTAAGTAGAGTTTGAATTAATTTTTATCACTTTAATTCTTCAAGCAGATTCTTTGCAAATCTTGGAGAATTTGTATTTCTAAACTGATTTAGTCTCAAGACAAGTGAACAAGTTTTTTGCTCTAAAAAATAATACACTACATCAAGATATTCTTGCATTAAACATCATCCTTGTTAAAAATCCAAGATAACCCCATCATATCCATTGCCAACAAACTGGTTGAAGCTGGGTTTTTGGCCTCAAGTTCAACCAGAGAAAAGGACTGGTTTGATTTTTGGTCATATTTGTGTTGAATTATAGTTGACATAAATTACAATAAATTGAGAATTATATCATAATGTGTTTTAATTTGTGGTATGCTATTTACCATAAAGGATTAAGAAACTTTGATTATTCCTTGACTAATTAGAAATTCAATTCCTTTTACAAAATCTCTTTCAGAAATTAATCCTTGAGCCCACCATCCAGCATTGTTTTTAATCCATAAAGGAATTTCTTCAGAATTGTTTGTATTTACTTGATTAGTATTTACTATCAGGAGTTTTTCTTTGATAAGAAACTGAATTGATTGAATGAATTCACTATCTGCAACAATCCCATCTGCCCACCACCCTGCACTATTTTTAATCCAGGATGGAATAACTGTAGTTTGTTGTTCAGAGAGTAAATTATTTGAAGAAAAACTAAAATCAGATTTTGATGTAAAAAAACTATCAAAGTTTTTAGAATTTTGCCCAGTTAAAATTAATTTAAATTGATATTTCCCATCTTTAGGTATCAAAATAGATTCTTGAATAACACCATTTTGAGCTAACAGACCTAGATGCTGATCATGTGAACCAATATTGGACCAGATATCTTTTCCAGATGAATCTGAAATGCTATATGCAAACAATGTATTTTTAGCCAGATTTTTTGAATTATCAAAAAATGAAATTGTGAATGGTATTTCTTTTCCAGATGTGAGTTTTGAGTCCCATGTAACATTTGCAGTGTAACCATTTTCAAAAGTAAAATCTAGGTGATGTAGTTCAGTCTTTTGTCCAGATATGATTTCAATATTCATATTATTACTATTCTTGGAGTTTAGTTTGGTCTCTATCTGCATCATTTCCTCATGTGGAATACTTATTCGAAGAATATTTTCATCAGTAGAGGATATATCATAAACTATTGCATTGTCTGGAAGTTTTATTCCCTCTACATATACACCAATATCATATCCTTGTTTGAAAACTGGAAAATTTTTTTGTAAATAAATTATATTGGTATTTTTTGAAGAATGATCTTGCTCAGACTCCAATTCATACGACATTTCATAGGAGAGCTTGCTTGAGTTCTCATCAAAACTAAAGTTACTAATTTGAGAATCATAAGATTTTATAACAATAGGATATTCTTGAGCATTAGCTGTTTTTACTACAAATGTTTCTTTGAGTGGAATAGATAGAAAAGTTTCAAAAAGTAAATCACTTGTAGTCATTGTTTTTGGATTAGTCGCACCCACAATGGAGACTTTGATTGTGTATTCTCCATTTTTATCAAAAACAGGACCTTGAATTATGGGTCTAGAGTCACCTCTTGCGTAATAACCACCTGCTATAGCATGCTTCTCACCAAAATATTTTGTGCATTTCCAAAGATTTTGATCTTGACATCCTGTTGTTGGTCTGATTTCTAGATCTAACTTTCCATCTTCATCAAAAAAATATTCATTTGCCACTAGATTGTCTTCTTGATAAATTTGAACTCTATACGTGACACTTGGAATGTTAATGTTAGTATCAGTGTTAAAAAATCTAATCGATAAATTTGCACTCTTTGAATCTTCAAAAATAAAATCCAAAGGG of Nitrosopumilus sp. contains these proteins:
- a CDS encoding DNA starvation/stationary phase protection protein; protein product: MEPNIGISPDNSKNIVGILKNLLSDEYILYTKTRNYHWNVTGIQFNDLHKFFESQYEEIDSIIDEVAERSRSLGGKSMATLEEFLKNTRLKEQTDTYPEAKTMLRNLLDDHESVIQSLRKDLETCTQLGDAGTSDFLTGLMEQHEKMAWMLRAFLE
- a CDS encoding amidohydrolase family protein, with the protein product MIIDCHVHVNQYELTEHIPLLEDRLEMLQTEMISNNVDYAIILSSYKVNPQRPSTKQIIDGIKKYDNLGVAAGFTIDNHTDEDLKQYRKWIKDGHIKAMKVYSGYEHYYPYDERYQKVYDTCIEFDIPVMFHTGDTYSEKGKLRYSRPLNLDDVAVDNPELKIVMCHLGNPWIQDAQEVLYKNKNVFADVSGLVVGSFDHFFEKMMKDKVAELINYAGEPRYLLYGTDWPISTMDSYLNFVAKLNIKKEFRDNFMYKNAKELYKIS
- a CDS encoding GNAT family N-acetyltransferase gives rise to the protein MNDTDRTKVIIRNLHSDDIPKVVELQKASFPLMAAEGVYWKPDHLKSHLSVFPEGQFVAAYKDKIIGSCSSLIINLEPEYKEHTWQEACGGSLFKNHNPKGDSLYGADVSAHPDFRRLGVATKLYNARKDLAIKLGLRRIISGGRLINYGENAKNMTPLEYVQKVKRHEIKEPVLSFQLRNGFKFIKILPNYMKDPRSLNYATFIEWKNPQFVE